The nucleotide sequence agactctggacccagcgtccggtcgcccgatgatagcCACGTGTAACACTGCATTCAACAGAagccgctcgatctcaacggccacgacatgaccggacgctccgccacaagtgaccggacgctgaacacccaatgtccggtcatttccagtaagctcctagaGACGGCAaatcttgaccggacacgtccagtcgaccttgaccggacacagccagcgtccggtcagtctccaTGATCTCGGTACTGCTACgtcagctctgaccggacgctaccttccagcgttcggtcagtccgagacctagcgttcggtcacaagaTCGAAACACGCGCCCTCTgttaccactgaccggacacgtcggtccaaccgagaccagcatctggtcactttcagtgaccttcatcttttctgtaaagagcgccagtggcaccatcggactgtctgcactttacgggcggacactccgccggtgaagtttctaacccttgctcaaatgtgccaaccaccaagtgtatcaccttgtgcacatgtgttagcatattttcacaaacattttcaagggtgttagcactccactagatcataaatgcatatgcaatgagttagagcatctagtggcactttgataaccgcatttcgatacgagtttcacccctcttaatagtacggctatcgatcctaaatgtgatcacactcgctaagtgtctcgatcactaaaacaaaatggctcctataatttttacctttgccttgagccttttgtttttctctttcttcttttccaagtttaagcatttgatcatcaccatgccatcaccatcgtcatgatcttcgtcattgcttcatcacttggagtagtgctacctatctcataatcactttgataaactaggttagcacttagggtttcattaattaaccaaaaccaaactagagctttcagccgccCGCGTTGTGCTTCTCCCGCTTCGCCGTCGTCTCCACATACCGCGCGGAGTACTGCGCCGCGCTGTCGGCACCGAAGCGGAATGAGCCAAGGTAGCCATGGCTGTTGTGCAGGTGCACGGTGGACCCGTGGTCATTGGCGAACATCCCGGGACCGACAAGGCGGGTGCACGGTGGTGGCTGCCGCACGGTGCCAGCCGAcgtcaccatcgccatcatctgTCTCTGGGCGTCCGGCCGGTGCCGCGGCTGTCTGCCAAGTCCAAAATCATCGCCGTGCTGCGGCCGTGCTGTGGCCGTGGTCCGTCGTAGGTGAACCGTTGAGGCTGGGCATCGGTCGTCGTGTAGGACGCGTTCGTTTCCATGTATATGCGCTGCAGAGACGTGGTCGCGGACTCGTGGCGGAGGTAGTGTTCGGCGCGTTGTGGATCCAGACAACCGTGTCACGGCACCCATCATCCGCTTCTTCTCCATTAGCAAGTGCTCCGCTTCCTGCTTTCGTCTTCTTGGCCGTGGTGACGAGGATGAGTAAAGGTATTCAtgtattttttgttttattttcaagaggaaaagaaaaagaaagtataTGACATAGGCACGACGTCATCAAGCTACAGCAGGGCATGTGGCACGCAGCGGCTCAGGCGCTCAGCTAGAGCTCGCTGGCGCTGTGTGGCGAGCTACGTGCACGTGCGTGCGGGGAGGCGGCACAGGGGCTGTCTTCGTCGATGAGCTCCTGCTTAGGGCCCACTCCTgcaccgccacctcctcctcgtcgaAAGCATCGTCGTCGGAGTCGAGAGCGACGAGCGAGACGAGCTTGTGGCCACGATGAGGAGGAAGAGCGGCAACGAGCGCATGCCGCCGTGGGTGCTCGACGTGCTTGGCGCCACCCCGCTAGCGCACAGGTCGCTGTGGGTGCTCGTCGCGCTCTCCGCCTCGTGGCTCGCCGCCGCGCCGCTCGCGCGCAGGCCACCGCGGGCGCTCATCGGGCTTGCGCTGCCGCTCCGTTCGCGCGCTGGCCGCCACGGGCGGGCTTGTTCTACCTGAGGAGACCGAGACATAACGCCCATACGTCTTCCTCTAAGCATTGGTGCCTGGAGGTGGGTGGGTCCATATAGAGAGACGTAGAAAATGACAGACATAAAAATGGCAGGGAAGAGGGAGAGATGAAATTATAATGACAATTCTCCAAATAGATGAATTATAATGATGTATCTTCAAACTTGTAAAATTGTAATGGTATGAATAAAAAAACTATGAATGGTATCGTCCAATTATCCACTTCTCCACAGTAGGGATCAAATTCTTCTACTTTACTCTCCACTTCTCTAACTAAATCTAAGGTCTCTCTTTTTGCATGGCAACTGGCTCTTACGGTGGAGCATGTCATGTACGGGCCTCTTTGCAAGGTTTTATGTGGCTACCGCTTTGCTACTGTAGCAAAAGCTGGAAAAGCCGATGTGATGAGTCGCGACTCGCACTCGTCCTAAGCGCCGCCGACACCGTCGCTCCCGTCTTCCACCACCGTTggtccctctcccttcccctctggTATTTCACCGGAGGCTGAAGGGGGTAGGAATCCATCATATTTAATAAGTTTTTCTAGTAAATTGAGTCCTTAGTGCTAGAGTCTCTTCATGTCAAATTTTTTTGGTATTGGAGATTTATCTCCTCTTCGACGACGGCGAGGGGGCAGGGTGGGATCGTTTTCTTCATGACGGCTCTGTTGAAGACGAGGGCGACAACTAACTACGACGTCAGCAACTTCACCAACGCGACGGCATGGCGACTTTTCTTTGCGGACGGTGATAACAAGGCGAAAATGAAAATCAGTTTCTGAATATATGTATTGTATTATAGAGTGTATGTAGTATGTTGATGTACCcagctattatctaatataaaAAAAAAAGCTGGCAAAGCCGTCCAGACCAGGTTTATATTTCAACGCCGTAGTGCAACAGTAACGCCACAGTAACGTGGCAGGTGAAATTAAATTTCATAAATCCTCTAAAAAGAACCTAAAAATAGCTTCTTACAAAAGCAGTCGAATCAAAAGGGGGATGAACTCGGGAGCCGCCGGATCTTAGAAAAAAAACATGACTTCAGCTGGCTAGTCCAAAAGCAGTAGAATCAAAACGGGGATGAACGCATCATCATCATTTATACACACTCTGCAGTCTGCACACAGGTGCTCTACACTCTCAGTCTCATCACTCATCAGCCATCGATCACCGAACTCTCACGGCGTTCAGGCCAGACGCTGCGGCTACGCGGCCTCGACGACGGCGGGCCCCGGCCTCCGCGTGACCGCGTGACCAGCTGCGAGGACAACAGGAAGGCGTCGAGCGCGGCCACCGGCGCGGTCCTCGTCGCCGTCGACTCCGTGGTCGCCTTCGTCGAAGTTGAGCGGGTCGTACCGGAGGTCCCCGGCGCCCGTGCGGCGGCGCCACCGCATCCGCTCGGCCAGGcccccgctgccgccgccgaaGCAGCACACGGTGGTGCGCAGCCTGTGCCGCAGCACACACAACGACGACGACAGTGACGCCGCCGCCTCCATTACCATCGGCTCCGTCCCAAACAAACAGCAAGCACGGTCTGACGATGACTGAtgactagcagtagcagtagcctTGGGTTCTTAGCTGACTGCCTGACTATTACTATTAGCTTGCTTGCTGCTGGTTAAGGTGGGCACGCACGACACGACGAGTCGACGAAGGTTTAGAGCAGGAGGCGAGCTGGTTAAGGCCCCGCTCGTTTCCAGCCCGGAATGGCCTGAGACTGTTTCAGGGCTGGAAATGTTTCCGGCCGTTCTAGGCCGGGAATGCTTAATCGAACGGCCCCCTAAGGCCTACTTTGGCAGCCCAGATTTCCTGAGGGATTCCGGTGTTTTCCCTGGGCCAAATCTGCCCCGTGCCAGTCTTCCTGGGCCAACTGTTTACGCCCTTTGGCAGCCCACCAACCCGAGGAACGCAGCCCGCTTCCTCTCGTTTTCTGCGCGGAAGAAATCCACGAGTGATGAGGCCGAGAGGGTTTCCCCGTGCCGACCGCTCGCGCAGCTCTTCGCCTCTTCCTCCGCTCGCGTAGCCGCTAGTCGCGAGGCCGCCGCCATCGCCCCGGCATCCCATCGCCGCCTCTCCTCCGCCTTCTCGTTGCTTCGGCTCACGCCAACGGTGAGCCCGCCTACTCAGAGCCTCTCCTCCGCTAGGGTTTCGGTTTTCTTCTCAGACTGTTTCTCGCCGCCTCTCCTCCGCTAGGGTTTCGCCTCAGAGCCTGATCcagtgccactgccgccaccgccgTCCGCCCGCAGATGCGACCGCGCCGGCTCGATCTCCACCCCTGCTCCGTGGCTGCCCCCACCTGGCTGCCTTGCCTCGTCCCAAGAACCGGTGAGCCCTTCCTCTCTCCCAACAATATCATGTTTTATCTGGTTTCGGGTCTCAtcctctcttctctttcttgtagATCCTGGGGCTGCCGTCGCCACCTCAACGCCCGGCTGCGTGAAGCTTATCCAGTGACGCCGCCGCCCGCCGACCGGACCGCACCGGCTCAATCTCCACTGCTCCGTGACTGCCCCCGCCTGGCCGCCTTGCCTCGGCCCAAGATCCAGTGagtccttcctccctcctccttgTCCCTCCCAAGTTTGAGCTTCTGCGACTTGGATGTGTACCTTTTACTcattggatgtgcttgtagtagcatGCTGAGAATATCATGTTTTGTCCAGTATATAATTTGACAAATTTATCAAAACCAGCACTTATTTCGAAAAATGGGAAACAAGTCAAATCTAATTCTCCATAATTCTCAAGTCTGGTtagttttttgtttctttttttgaaGGAATGTCTTGCCAGTTTTACATGGCAACACTACCAAATACTAGTAGGATCTAAATGCATAAGTGAATTGAACACTGGCTTCATCTAGGTGGCGGCGGCTACTGCTGCTTATCATAAGTGAATCTATCAGTCTCTGAATCCTGTGTCTTGAGGGAAGCAACACCCAGCTCAGATCTTCCCCCTTGTTAACGAAGGCGCCGAGTAGCCTTGCACCATACTGGTAGTCCTCCTGGGATTCAGAATCCAGCAACACAGCGCCGTACTTGATCAAGTCCATGCCCTTGATGGATAGAGGATCCTTCCTGCATTTCGCGCTGATATCAGAAATGTACCTGCCGATGGCATCCTCGCCCCACTTCTCTGACAGCTGCTCCAGTGATTGGAGGCGTCTGACCACATTTGCCTCGTAGATGTACATAGGTAGTAGCAATACCAAGAACATGGCGCCTTGGAAAATAATAAGTGAATAGAATATGTTCAGTGTTGCCATCATGTCTGCCATGCTGTCAGTCCCATCCATGTGATAACCGTGATTCAGCTTCGCTATGCGCCATGACGAGATCCCTGCACAGGCCAATGGCCCGAGCACGTAGAACAGCCAGATGCACCAAAACAGGACCGTCAATGGCCATAGCAATGCTATTAGTACTACTAGTAGTGCAGGAATACGAGCGATAAGGAAGTCCCCGGCACTAAATAGTATTATCCAAAATTCCACGAAATATTGTAGATTGGTCTCCTAGTCCTGTAAAATCCTGCGGGTAACAAGCATGCATAGTCCGTCAGTGTCCTACCCATCTCATGTGCGCCCCTCCCAAAGTCATTAGTGAGAGAGTCTAGTCATTGCAACTTCGCAGTACATGCACGTAGAGTCTAGTCAGTGTACTTCGCAGTAAATGCATGCCTCGGCCTGTTTTGATTTAACTAGGGCCGGCACTATTAATCTCTACTCTATCTAACTAGGGACGTTAGTCCAGTCTCATCATCTTCTGTTTAGTCTCAACTCTTGTGCACGGAATAATACGGTGAGCATAATCGTTAGAATAGTGTCATGCTTGAAGCATCGTTTTTTTAGATAACTAGTACATTCATACTTACATAATGGTGTTACTATTTTATTCTCTTGCAACTCACGGGTATttatctaatctaatctaataaATAGCATAGACACGTGAAGCCAATCTAATCTAATTAATAGTCCCGTCTGTAGATTTAAGATTCCTCCAGGGCCACGTCTCGTACTGTTTGTTTAGAGTCCGAAACAGTACGTTTCCTGGTAAGTCCAAAAACCAGCATATCTTTCCATCTGCTATTTTCCGGCCCTCACGTGTTCCATAAAAAAATCAatgaatttatttttttatttaaacgTAATTTATTATCCTATAGATACCACCCAAGATGTCCTTGGTCTGGCTGCCTGTGAGTATTTAATTAACTTACTTATACAGGTAGCCTGTTCTGTTTAACTTGGCATACTCTATATAAAATGCTTGTAATTCCCCTGTTTATCTTATTTGCAAGTAGCctcttttgtttataaaaataatGCCTCTGGTTTTGTAGAGGAGCTGTAGTACATGTCGCTCAGTCCTTGTCGCTGGTGTATTCATGCTATGGTGTTGGAATTTTGCTACTCCTGTCCATTTTGCTAGGTTTGCTCATAGCTCTCTCTCTGTAGTACAGATCTTGCTATATGTACAGTATGTCTCGGCCTTTTTTTATCTTGTGATAGAGAGGTGAGTGAGTCTGTTTGTTTTGTCCATTTCATGTGTAGAGAGATAAGGGAGATGAATGCAACTCACCAGTTCATGATATGAAATGTGTAGCAAGCATGACACTACATTGTTCTGCTGCATATTCTTGTAAGCTGCGTATTCCCTTGTAACTCACCATTTCCTTTGTGTTACTTGTAGAGGACTTGGTGGAAGCAACACATGATTAGCGAAAAAAAGTTTGTTCCCTTCATCACAAGCATCTGAGAAAATGTTCAAGCTCATAGCGAGATTTCGCTCCTCCTGTCTGTCGATTTTTATATACATACAGCTACTATTTGTCAATTTTTTTATGCTACAAGCATCTATGTAATATTGGTGTGTATGAACTGGAGGACCATAATATTGGTTAAATTTTTGTATCAATCAGTTTAGGTTTATGTTGATTTTGGGAGGTCTGGAGGTGTACTGCTATGCCCTGTATTGTTACTGAAACTGCAGTTCAGTGGAGATCGACAAATCTTTTCTCCACTGCAGCTTCTTGCTACAGCAAcagtttgtttattttgtttggaCCTTAAGCTAAGCAGTGTTCTCGTTCGTTTTCCTTGTCTGAACTGCAGCTCGATTCTAGTCTTGTGTTGTGTTTCAATTCAGTTCAGTACAGTACAGTTTAGTTTTCCCTACGCCGGCAGCCTGTTGCCAAAGGACAACGTGGAAACTTTCCCCACCCGTGGTTACCTGCCCTGGGAAGAGGCGGGAAGAAGAAGTTCAAAAAAAATTCCATCGGGGGTTTCCTGTCCCCGGGCTAATAAGCACCTGTTGCCAAAGTAGGCCTAAGTAGGGGAGGGAGGGACGGAGAAGGACATGCTGCTGGGACCGGACAGGAGGCGGAGGTGGCGGCGCGGATGCCAGCGTGGCCAGCGCAACTTAAATGATTTATTTTTTCTTGATGTAAAAAATTGGCCACCTTAACAATACGGCGCCCATTGGATGGTCACTCAAGTTTGGATAGAGGATAGTGTCTCCTGTCTTGTGTACTACGTCGTCGTGCAATGTTTTGGCCAATCCTATGGTATACGTTAATCGAGGCCAaacaaaacttgctcaaaattttGCAAATTTCAACTGGGGGAATTTGTGCACGGAGTCAACAAGAACCGGATCTTAGGGCGCCAAACTCAGTTAGGCAACTCAAATTGTCCTTATTAACAGTATTATTAGAGGGAAAAAGGGACAGGTCAAAAAAGCACAGGATTCATAAATCGTATTGGTCCTCCCTTTAATGACAAATAAGCAATGTTTTAGGGTTGTCTAAAGCCAACCATTTCAAAGTTTGACAGCTATTTTTAATCACAGTATACATTTAGAAAATATATCAAATGTATACCTTTtatcaaagtatttttcaagacaactCTATCCATAACACTTGTGAAAACTCAAAATCAACATATAAAAAGTAGAGTAATGTGTAATCAAAGTTTGAAACACTTGACGACATCAAAACATCAAGGCACATCTATCCGTCAGAAGAAGATAAGGTATCAATCAATCATTCGTTCCCCTTCCCCATGGTATAAGCTAAACCCAGCAACAAAAGACTAACGGGCAAGTCAGCCCACGTTAACGCAGGGGGGAAACGCTTCACAACTGTACCAGCACCCCTGTTCGGCAGGCTGGGCTGGTTCGTGGAGAAGTCCTGCTGGTTGGTtcatgtgagagaaaaatactgttccggctgaaaatttacgatcgtataCTCTCAGCGGAGAAACTTTAGGCAGGTGTCACAGTCAAACATGACTTGTTATACCATTAACGTAGGTTA is from Miscanthus floridulus cultivar M001 chromosome 7, ASM1932011v1, whole genome shotgun sequence and encodes:
- the LOC136462843 gene encoding uncharacterized protein; the protein is MVMEAAASLSSSLCVLRHRLRTTVCCFGGGSGGLAERMRWRRRTGAGDLRYDPLNFDEGDHGVDGDEDRAGGRARRLPVVLAAGHAVTRRPGPAVVEAA